Proteins co-encoded in one Waddlia chondrophila WSU 86-1044 genomic window:
- a CDS encoding DUF2764 family protein, with protein sequence MDYYFLASALPELQIGYPPDIHFKALDALMKINLTKEDYQKAAVLRRYYDIQNIRAFWLGEEIDRRGIFNEVDLEESLVTRLGLPEYVYAFLEKYDNKESRLKHFPELVAAYFKEEGASAEGFLKEYLAFEREMRIVLIGFRAKKMGKDLAFELQYEDPYDEIVAQVLAQKDSKNYEPPTRYADLKALFEEHYEEPLKLHQALCEYRFYKVEGMYEMDLFSIGRILAYLAQLMIVERWLELDKKKGLEVIDTIVKEAS encoded by the coding sequence ATGGATTACTATTTTTTAGCGTCTGCTCTACCTGAGTTGCAAATCGGGTATCCTCCAGATATCCATTTCAAGGCGCTGGATGCCTTGATGAAGATCAACCTGACTAAGGAAGATTATCAAAAGGCTGCGGTGTTGCGACGCTATTACGATATTCAAAACATCCGAGCGTTTTGGCTGGGAGAAGAGATCGACCGCAGAGGCATATTCAATGAGGTGGATCTGGAAGAATCTCTGGTTACTCGACTTGGGCTTCCAGAGTATGTATATGCGTTTCTCGAAAAATATGACAATAAAGAGAGTCGGCTCAAGCATTTTCCGGAGCTCGTGGCTGCCTACTTCAAAGAAGAGGGGGCAAGCGCTGAAGGGTTTCTCAAAGAGTATCTTGCGTTTGAAAGGGAAATGAGAATTGTGTTGATCGGATTCCGTGCAAAAAAAATGGGCAAGGATTTAGCTTTTGAGTTGCAGTATGAAGATCCTTATGATGAGATTGTAGCTCAGGTTCTTGCACAGAAAGATAGCAAAAATTATGAGCCGCCTACGCGTTATGCAGACCTAAAAGCCTTATTCGAAGAGCACTATGAAGAACCGCTGAAATTGCACCAGGCGCTTTGCGAATACAGGTTTTACAAAGTTGAAGGGATGTACGAAATGGATCTATTCTCAATCGGACGGATCCTGGCTTATCTTGCGCAATTGATGATTGTTGAGAGATGGCTTGAGTTGGATAAGAAAAAAGGACTAGAAGTTATAGACACTATTGTAAAGGAAGCATCATGA
- a CDS encoding V-type ATP synthase subunit A: MNQESNASSDVKGKVVKAFGNLLEVKFDGSIRQGEVAMVQVGSLELKAEVIEIIGDIAKIQVFEDTKGIQLNTPVRFTGDLLEAELGPGLLSSIFDGLQNPLVEVAEEAGLFLPRGIYLNALDRDKNWEYESKVKVGDVVKRGDTLGVTHEGRFRHYVMVPFKNFGEYTITWVIDKGSYNIDTVVAKGKDKNGNEHRFTMVQKWPVKTGLMQGEKIRPTEMMDTGCRILDTQVPVVKGGTFCSPGPFGAGKTVLQHHLAKYSSVDIVVVVACGERAGEVVEMLREFPHLIDPHTGETLITRTVIICNTSSMPVAARESSIYMGMTVAEYYRQMGLDVLLLADSTSRWAQALREMSGRLEEIPGEEAFPAYLSSRIADFYERSGVVSLDDGKTGSVTVGGAVSPAGGNFEEPVTQATLSVVGAFHALSRERSDARRYPAIDPLLSWSKYIKDVGRKLESQAEGWSEMVEKANWFLRNGNEIGKRMEVVGEEGTAIDDMVVYLKAELYDFSYLQQNAFDKEDAYCPLPRQIAQFSLINKVFDTEFDFKTHDEAREFFLSLQNQVKNLNYMTFDSGEYRSAYEKLVELIQSREKQEVLA; the protein is encoded by the coding sequence ATGAATCAAGAAAGCAACGCCTCGTCCGATGTCAAAGGTAAAGTTGTGAAAGCCTTTGGAAACTTGCTGGAAGTGAAATTTGACGGAAGCATTCGCCAAGGCGAAGTGGCAATGGTTCAGGTTGGAAGTTTGGAACTGAAAGCTGAAGTGATTGAAATTATCGGAGATATTGCAAAGATACAGGTTTTTGAAGACACGAAAGGCATTCAGTTAAACACTCCTGTCAGATTCACTGGAGATCTTCTGGAAGCTGAACTTGGTCCGGGCCTACTCTCATCAATCTTCGACGGGTTGCAGAACCCTCTGGTGGAGGTTGCTGAAGAAGCCGGACTTTTTCTTCCTAGAGGCATTTATCTTAATGCGCTTGATCGAGATAAAAACTGGGAATACGAGTCGAAGGTCAAGGTTGGCGATGTTGTGAAGCGGGGAGATACCCTTGGGGTGACTCATGAAGGAAGATTCCGCCATTACGTCATGGTGCCATTTAAGAATTTTGGAGAGTATACGATCACCTGGGTGATTGATAAAGGCTCTTATAATATCGACACGGTTGTTGCCAAGGGCAAAGACAAAAATGGCAATGAGCATCGCTTCACAATGGTGCAGAAATGGCCGGTCAAAACAGGGTTGATGCAAGGGGAAAAAATTCGTCCGACAGAGATGATGGATACGGGCTGCCGCATTCTGGATACTCAGGTTCCGGTTGTGAAAGGAGGCACGTTTTGCAGTCCTGGGCCGTTTGGAGCGGGTAAAACCGTGTTGCAGCACCATTTAGCCAAATACTCCTCTGTCGATATCGTCGTTGTTGTCGCTTGCGGAGAACGCGCAGGAGAGGTGGTGGAGATGTTGAGAGAATTCCCCCATCTCATCGACCCTCATACGGGAGAAACGTTGATCACTCGTACAGTGATTATTTGCAACACCTCTTCAATGCCGGTGGCTGCTCGCGAGTCTTCTATCTACATGGGAATGACGGTTGCAGAGTACTATCGCCAGATGGGATTGGATGTGCTTCTGCTTGCCGATTCAACATCCCGCTGGGCGCAAGCTTTGCGCGAAATGTCTGGTCGATTGGAGGAGATTCCGGGAGAAGAGGCGTTTCCTGCGTATCTCTCTTCACGCATTGCCGATTTTTATGAGCGCTCAGGTGTTGTTTCCTTAGACGATGGCAAAACGGGCTCTGTCACTGTTGGAGGAGCGGTTTCTCCGGCAGGAGGTAACTTCGAGGAACCTGTGACGCAGGCGACTCTGTCTGTAGTTGGTGCTTTCCATGCGTTGTCTAGAGAGCGTTCAGATGCCCGTCGTTATCCAGCGATCGATCCGCTTCTCTCTTGGTCGAAATACATCAAAGATGTTGGACGCAAGCTTGAGTCTCAGGCGGAGGGCTGGTCTGAGATGGTGGAAAAGGCAAATTGGTTCCTGCGTAACGGCAATGAAATTGGAAAGCGGATGGAAGTTGTCGGAGAAGAGGGAACGGCAATTGATGATATGGTTGTTTATCTGAAAGCAGAGCTCTACGATTTTAGCTACTTGCAGCAGAATGCGTTTGATAAAGAAGACGCTTACTGTCCCTTGCCGCGGCAGATTGCTCAGTTCAGTCTCATCAACAAGGTTTTCGATACGGAATTTGATTTTAAAACCCATGATGAAGCCAGGGAATTTTTCCTTTCCTTGCAGAATCAGGTGAAAAACTTAAACTACATGACATTTGATTCTGGAGAATATCGATCCGCTTACGAAAAGCTTGTCGAGTTGATCCAGAGTCGTGAAAAACAAGAGGTTTTGGCTTAA
- a CDS encoding V-type ATP synthase subunit D — MAEIKFTKNELRAQEKKLGQLKKYLPTLQLKKAMLQAEIYEARLEIDHCEKELQKQRGKAEEFSPLLSARLSLNLKDVARIDKVEKRYDNIAGVEVPYFESISFHKVEYGLFDTPAWVDAAVILLRKLAEGKVRVMVAEEKKGALEEELRMVSIRVNLFEKILIPRAQGNIKKIKVFLGDQELAAVSRAKVAKQKIEQKKTQLAT, encoded by the coding sequence ATGGCGGAAATCAAGTTTACAAAAAATGAACTCAGGGCTCAGGAAAAGAAATTAGGGCAGCTGAAAAAGTATCTCCCTACATTGCAGCTGAAAAAAGCGATGCTGCAGGCGGAGATTTACGAAGCGCGTCTTGAAATTGACCATTGCGAAAAAGAGTTGCAAAAGCAAAGAGGCAAAGCTGAAGAGTTTTCCCCTTTGCTTTCTGCACGCCTTTCCCTGAATCTCAAAGATGTTGCGCGGATCGATAAAGTGGAAAAACGGTACGATAATATTGCAGGTGTTGAAGTCCCCTATTTCGAGTCGATCTCTTTTCACAAGGTAGAATATGGGTTGTTCGATACCCCTGCTTGGGTTGATGCGGCCGTGATTTTGCTGAGAAAGCTTGCGGAAGGGAAAGTGCGCGTGATGGTTGCAGAAGAGAAAAAGGGTGCGTTGGAAGAAGAGCTGCGCATGGTCTCTATTCGCGTGAACCTTTTTGAAAAGATCCTGATTCCGAGAGCGCAGGGAAATATCAAGAAAATTAAAGTCTTTTTGGGCGATCAGGAGTTGGCCGCGGTTTCTCGCGCGAAGGTTGCCAAACAGAAGATTGAGCAGAAAAAAACACAGTTGGCGACATGA
- a CDS encoding V-type ATP synthase subunit E, translated as MEKTLEKGEEKIQKICDALRKETLEPAKKEAEELVNDAKLRGEQIIAEARQEAEKILAHARENIEQERNVFHSSLEQASRQSIEELKQTIEKRLFNDELSQLVSKHVQDPKVIGKLIDAIVKAIEKEGLKTEVSAVIPETVKPEEVNAVLAGSVLKKLKEGSVKIGGFTGGAQVKLLDQRMTIDISEQSIIHLLAKYLRKDFRQLIFGD; from the coding sequence ATGGAAAAGACTCTCGAAAAAGGCGAAGAAAAAATCCAAAAGATTTGCGATGCCCTGCGTAAAGAAACTTTGGAGCCGGCAAAGAAGGAGGCTGAAGAACTGGTCAATGATGCTAAGCTGCGTGGAGAGCAGATCATTGCAGAGGCTAGACAGGAAGCTGAGAAAATTCTTGCTCACGCCAGGGAAAATATTGAACAGGAGCGCAATGTCTTTCACTCCTCGCTTGAACAAGCTTCGCGTCAAAGCATTGAAGAACTGAAGCAAACGATTGAGAAGCGATTGTTTAATGATGAACTCTCTCAATTGGTCTCTAAACATGTTCAAGACCCGAAGGTGATTGGCAAGTTGATTGACGCAATTGTCAAGGCAATTGAAAAAGAGGGGTTGAAAACAGAAGTTTCTGCAGTGATCCCCGAAACTGTCAAGCCTGAAGAGGTCAACGCAGTGCTTGCCGGCAGCGTGTTGAAAAAGCTGAAAGAGGGCAGCGTCAAAATCGGCGGCTTCACAGGCGGAGCGCAAGTAAAGCTGCTTGATCAAAGAATGACGATCGACATCAGTGAGCAGTCGATCATTCATTTATTGGCAAAATATTTAAGGAAAGACTTTCGACAGTTGATTTTCGGAGATTAA
- a CDS encoding V-type ATP synthase subunit B, which yields MKTVYDRINDMRGNLVTVTAEGVGLGELAQIQLKDGRSVYASVLRIDGKEVTLQVFQNTRGISTEDKVTFLNHQMQATYGNSLLGRRLSGSGKPIDGGPSIIGEQIDIGQPSFNPVKRIIPREMVRTNIPMIDMFNTLVRSQKIPIFSVAGEPYNQLLMRIANQTDADVVVIAGMGLTFNEYQAFIDNAEQAGSLNKTVMFIHRATDPAVECMLVPDMALACAEKFAIDDKNVIVLLTDMTAFSDAIKEISITMDQVPSNRGYPGSLYSDLASRYEKAVEIEGSGSITVVGVTTMPGDDVTHPVPDNTGYITEGQFYLHGGQIDPFGSLSRLKQLVIGKVTREDHGDLANTMIRLYADSKKSKERQSMGFKLSRWDEQLLSYSKLFEVQMMDWNVNLPLEEALDTGWRMLAQCFKPEEVGIRDDVLKKFWPK from the coding sequence GTGAAAACGGTATACGACAGAATCAATGATATGCGAGGCAACCTCGTGACGGTGACAGCGGAAGGGGTTGGTTTAGGGGAATTGGCTCAAATACAACTCAAAGACGGCAGAAGCGTATATGCCTCAGTCCTTAGAATTGATGGAAAAGAAGTGACTCTTCAGGTTTTTCAGAATACGCGCGGGATTTCCACTGAGGATAAGGTCACTTTTCTCAATCATCAGATGCAAGCGACATATGGCAACAGCTTGTTAGGAAGGCGCCTCAGTGGATCTGGAAAGCCTATCGACGGCGGTCCGTCAATCATCGGCGAGCAAATCGATATCGGCCAGCCTTCGTTTAATCCTGTGAAGAGGATTATTCCAAGAGAGATGGTGCGTACGAATATCCCAATGATCGATATGTTCAACACATTGGTGCGTTCGCAGAAAATCCCCATTTTCTCTGTGGCGGGCGAACCTTACAACCAGCTTCTTATGCGGATTGCAAACCAGACCGATGCGGATGTGGTTGTGATTGCGGGCATGGGACTGACATTCAATGAGTATCAAGCATTTATCGACAACGCCGAACAGGCGGGGTCATTGAATAAAACGGTGATGTTTATCCATCGTGCTACAGACCCTGCTGTTGAGTGCATGCTGGTTCCGGATATGGCTCTTGCTTGTGCTGAAAAATTTGCAATCGATGATAAGAACGTGATTGTGCTTCTGACAGATATGACAGCATTTTCCGATGCGATTAAGGAAATTTCCATTACGATGGATCAGGTTCCCTCCAATAGAGGGTATCCGGGATCGCTTTATTCCGACCTTGCTTCTCGTTATGAAAAAGCTGTTGAAATTGAAGGCAGCGGTTCGATTACGGTGGTAGGCGTGACAACGATGCCTGGCGATGACGTTACTCACCCTGTGCCGGATAATACCGGCTACATCACAGAGGGGCAGTTTTATCTGCACGGAGGACAGATCGATCCGTTTGGATCGCTTTCCCGTTTGAAACAGCTTGTGATTGGAAAAGTGACAAGGGAAGATCACGGCGATTTGGCTAATACGATGATCCGCCTCTATGCCGATTCGAAAAAATCAAAGGAGCGGCAAAGCATGGGCTTTAAGCTTTCCCGTTGGGATGAACAGTTGTTAAGCTATTCAAAATTGTTTGAGGTGCAGATGATGGATTGGAATGTCAACCTGCCTTTGGAAGAGGCTTTGGACACGGGTTGGAGGATGCTTGCACAGTGTTTCAAACCTGAAGAAGTGGGAATCCGCGATGATGTGTTGAAAAAATTCTGGCCTAAATAG
- a CDS encoding V-type ATP synthase subunit I, translating to MRVDVKKFLFVGFRGALQAFFEKAQEAGLVHFIDPRRLKAKEVPQKIQDIVNAIKVVRELPTLKQEEPEKFSEVNVIAEKILSMKHDIERLEEEKRTLKLEISRVDVFGDFSLEDIQHIEKETGRTLQFYFGKKGTVEEELPDEVIYIASKHGLDYFMAVNKELKHYEQLVEMKIDQELHVLRSRLEEVQNDIVRLEASLKKYNKYNEFLHYALTVKYNAHELDKAASYVEEPIEGQLFSVEGWVPVNRVEELKHDLADTEVHLAEISLNEGEEPPTYLENKGYSRIGEDLVHIYDTPSNTDKDPSLWVLVSFAVFFAMIINDGGYGLLFLAGALYYRFKNGQLKKAGMRVWKLLVVLFGSCVVWGLLTNSFFGVSIGPDNPLRKVSALHWLVEKKAEYHLKQKDEVYKDWVKKFPGIANAEDPQAFLLGAKKESNGKTAYEMIDKFSDGILMELALLVGIIHVCISFIRYLGRNWAGLGWVIAIIGSYLYLPLFLGATSLATYGFGLNREEIAQGGLYMIYGGIAIAVILGIVKDKWLGLLEVTNVIQIFADVLSYLRLYALGLAGAIIGQTVNDIAGSLMYLPALILIGIGHGLNMVLAVVGGVIHGLRLNFIEWYHYSFEGGGKLFTPLKKLETD from the coding sequence ATGAGAGTAGATGTAAAGAAATTTCTGTTTGTGGGATTTAGAGGAGCTCTCCAAGCGTTTTTTGAAAAAGCGCAGGAGGCGGGTTTGGTGCATTTTATCGACCCGCGCCGCTTGAAAGCGAAAGAGGTTCCTCAAAAAATACAGGATATTGTCAATGCGATCAAGGTTGTTAGGGAGCTGCCGACCCTTAAACAGGAAGAACCGGAGAAATTTTCTGAAGTCAATGTAATCGCTGAAAAAATTCTCTCTATGAAGCACGACATTGAGCGCTTGGAAGAAGAAAAGCGGACATTGAAGCTGGAAATTTCTCGTGTCGATGTGTTTGGCGATTTTTCTTTAGAGGACATTCAGCACATTGAAAAAGAAACCGGCAGAACTCTTCAGTTTTATTTTGGAAAAAAGGGGACTGTAGAGGAAGAGCTTCCCGATGAAGTGATTTATATTGCTTCTAAGCATGGACTTGATTATTTCATGGCGGTCAATAAGGAACTGAAACACTATGAGCAGCTCGTCGAAATGAAGATCGATCAGGAGCTCCATGTGCTCCGTTCCCGTCTAGAAGAGGTTCAAAATGACATTGTCCGCTTGGAGGCTTCGCTAAAAAAATATAACAAATATAACGAATTTTTACACTACGCCCTGACAGTCAAATATAACGCTCATGAACTGGACAAGGCAGCAAGCTATGTGGAAGAACCGATCGAGGGGCAACTTTTTTCTGTTGAAGGCTGGGTGCCGGTTAATCGAGTTGAGGAGTTGAAACATGATTTAGCCGATACCGAGGTTCACTTGGCAGAGATCTCTTTGAATGAAGGTGAGGAGCCGCCTACCTATTTGGAAAATAAGGGCTATAGCCGAATAGGGGAAGATCTGGTTCATATTTATGATACTCCATCGAACACAGACAAAGATCCCTCTCTTTGGGTTTTAGTCTCTTTTGCAGTCTTCTTTGCAATGATTATCAATGACGGAGGATACGGCCTTTTGTTTTTGGCTGGAGCTCTCTATTACAGATTTAAAAATGGTCAGTTAAAGAAGGCTGGCATGCGTGTTTGGAAACTGCTGGTTGTTCTTTTCGGTTCTTGCGTTGTTTGGGGGTTGTTGACAAATTCGTTCTTTGGAGTAAGCATTGGTCCAGATAATCCGTTGAGGAAGGTGTCCGCATTGCACTGGCTTGTGGAAAAGAAAGCTGAATATCATTTGAAGCAGAAGGATGAAGTCTACAAAGATTGGGTGAAAAAATTTCCCGGTATTGCGAATGCCGAGGATCCTCAGGCATTTTTGTTGGGAGCTAAAAAAGAAAGCAATGGCAAGACGGCTTACGAAATGATCGATAAATTTAGTGACGGCATTTTAATGGAGCTTGCGCTATTGGTCGGAATTATTCATGTCTGCATCTCGTTTATTCGTTATCTAGGCCGCAATTGGGCAGGGCTTGGTTGGGTGATCGCAATTATCGGAAGCTACCTCTATCTCCCGCTTTTCTTGGGAGCTACCTCGCTTGCGACTTATGGTTTTGGTTTAAATCGCGAAGAGATTGCTCAAGGTGGTTTGTATATGATTTATGGAGGCATTGCCATTGCTGTCATATTGGGGATTGTCAAAGATAAGTGGCTTGGGTTGTTAGAAGTTACGAACGTGATCCAGATTTTTGCCGATGTCCTTTCCTATCTTCGATTGTATGCGCTTGGCCTTGCTGGGGCGATCATTGGCCAAACAGTCAATGATATTGCAGGCTCGCTGATGTATCTTCCCGCTTTAATCTTGATTGGGATTGGACATGGATTGAATATGGTGTTAGCAGTGGTTGGCGGTGTGATCCACGGGCTTCGTCTCAATTTTATTGAATGGTACCACTACAGTTTTGAAGGGGGTGGAAAACTGTTCACGCCTTTAAAAAAGTTAGAAACAGATTGA
- a CDS encoding ATP synthase subunit C codes for MSYDMIGPALALGLSAIGSSIGCGIGGMASHAVMSRVEEGHGKFIAMSAMPSSQIIYGFILMLLMRDAIAQGSLSALSGIGIGFSSGLAIMISAIYQGRAAASGIQASAKQPAIFGKCLAALGIIESFALFAFVFALMLL; via the coding sequence ATGAGCTATGATATGATTGGGCCGGCACTTGCACTGGGCTTAAGCGCGATCGGCAGCAGTATTGGCTGTGGGATAGGAGGAATGGCTTCGCACGCAGTGATGAGCCGAGTGGAAGAGGGACATGGTAAATTCATTGCGATGTCTGCGATGCCTTCTTCTCAGATCATTTATGGATTTATTTTAATGCTTTTGATGCGCGATGCAATTGCTCAAGGTTCGCTTTCAGCTCTTTCAGGGATAGGAATCGGATTTTCTTCGGGGTTGGCAATCATGATTTCGGCAATTTATCAAGGACGTGCAGCCGCTTCCGGAATTCAGGCTTCTGCTAAGCAGCCTGCCATTTTCGGTAAATGTTTAGCGGCATTGGGAATTATCGAGTCGTTTGCCTTATTTGCATTTGTCTTTGCCCTCATGCTGCTGTGA